The stretch of DNA ATCATCCGTCCCCGCCATGCGCCCAGCTCATTGGCGTGCGCGGGGTCCGCCGCCAAATCGTTCAGCTCCGCCGGGTCGTTGTCCAGGTCAAACAACTGCTCCTGCCCGTCCAGGAATTGATAGATGTATTTCCTGCGCCCGTCCGTCAGGGCCGTCCAGTTGTGGCTCTCGGCGTAGCACTGGCAGTGCTCCAGGTCTATCCAGGGCCGCCACGCCGCCTCCGGGTTCCGCGCCAGTTCCAGCAGGCTCTTTCCGTCGAGGGGAATGGGCGCCTCCGTGCCCGCCGCGTCGAGGAAGGTGGGGAGCACGTCGCGCAGTTCCACGGGGCGGTCAATCCTGGTCCCGGCAGGCGCGGTTTCCCAGCCCTTCGGGCAGCGCAGAATCATGGGGATGCGCGCCGACGCCTCATAGGCGTAGGTCTTCCGCCACAGGTGGTGGTCCCCCGTCATGTCGCCGTGGTCGGCGGTGAAGAGTATCAGCGTGTTCTCCAGTTCCCCGCGCATTTCCAGCGCCGCCAGCACCCGCCCTATCTGCTCGTCCAGGAAAGAAATGGACCCGTAATACCCCTGCCGCGCGTGGCGAGCCTTCTCCGGGCCGAGGTCCCCATGCCACAGCGAGTCTGTGTCGTCGCTGCGCGGCGCATACTTCGCGGCCCAGCCGCCCACGGCCGCCGGGGGCAGGGGCGCGTCCGCGTAGGCGTCCATCCAGCGCTTCGGCGGGTCGTAGGGGCTGTGGGGCCGCGCGAAGGACACCTTCATGAAGAAGGGCTCCGCCCCGGCGTACCCCTCCAGGAAATTCACGGCCACATCCGCCGTCCAACGGGTCGGGTGCAGCTCCTCCGGCAGGGCGTAGGCGGCGGCGCGGTGGTCGTTCCAGCCTATCCCCGTGGCGTCCGGGTCGAGATGGGGCGCCTGCGACATGAACCAGCAGCGGTAGTCGCTGCGGAACTCCGGTGTCTGCTCCCGGCCCGACTCGTCCAGCACCACCCTGTGGTAGCCGTGGCCGTTGCGCTGGGGGTGCCAGTGCATCTTGCCCACGGCGAAGGTGTGGTAGC from Candidatus Hydrogenedentota bacterium encodes:
- a CDS encoding arylsulfatase, with product MTRRDFLARSGAAAGLAATVSTPDTRAAAQAQAGRRPNILFLMADQFRGDCVGADGNPVIQTPHLDRLASEGFLFHRAYSSTPSCTPARAALLTGLSPWHHGQLGYGRVAEQYPFEKPRALRDAGYHTFAVGKMHWHPQRNGHGYHRVVLDESGREQTPEFRSDYRCWFMSQAPHLDPDATGIGWNDHRAAAYALPEELHPTRWTADVAVNFLEGYAGAEPFFMKVSFARPHSPYDPPKRWMDAYADAPLPPAAVGGWAAKYAPRSDDTDSLWHGDLGPEKARHARQGYYGSISFLDEQIGRVLAALEMRGELENTLILFTADHGDMTGDHHLWRKTYAYEASARIPMILRCPKGWETAPAGTRIDRPVELRDVLPTFLDAAGTEAPIPLDGKSLLELARNPEAAWRPWIDLEHCQCYAESHNWTALTDGRRKYIYQFLDGQEQLFDLDNDPAELNDLAADPAHANELGAWRGRMIAHLEERGEAFVKNGRLVTRPKGVLYSPNYPGGPPDRNT